The genomic DNA TGGCTGGTGCTGCAACTGCCCTTCGGCATCATCGGCGTGACAGTGCTCACGGTGGTGATGCCCCGACTCTCCCGCAACGCCGCCGCCAACGACACCAAGGCCGTGCTGGCCGACCTGTCGCTGGCCACCCGGCTGACGATGATCACCCTGATCCCCATCGTCGCGGTGATGACCGTGGGCGGCACGGCGATCGGCAGTGCACTGTTCGCTTACGGCAACTTCGGGCAGGTCGACGCGAACTACCTGGGCCTGGCCATCGCCATGTCGGCGTTCACCCTGATCCCCTATGCGCTGGTGCTGCTGCAGCTGCGGGTGTTCTACGCCAGGGAACAGCCGTGGACCCCGATCGCGGTCATCGTTCTCATCACCGTGGTCAAGATCGCCGCGTCGTTGGCCGCCCCGCACCTGACCGACGATCAGGAGCTGGTCGCCGGCTATCTGGGCCTGGCCAACGGTCTGGGGTTCCTGGCCGGCGCCGTCCTGGGCCACGTGCTGCTGCGCCGCACCCTGGTCCCGCGCCGGCAGCGGCTGCTGGAGCTGCCGGTGGTGCGCACCATCCTGGTCACGCTCACAGCGTCGTTGCTGGCCGCGCTGGTGGGCGTGGTGGCCGATCAGCTGCTGGGGCTGGAGTCGCTGACCGAACGGGCCGGTCCGGCGGGTTCGCTGCTGCGGCTGTTCCTGCTGGCCGTGGTGATGCTGGGAATCGTGGCGGTGGTGCTGGTGTGGGCGAAGGTCCCGGAAGCGATGGCAGCGATGGCGGTGGTGTTGCGCCGAATGAGACCCGGTACCGACCGCCTCGACCCCGCATCCACGCCGGCAGCGGTCCCGTACCCTGAGCACAGGAATCTGCCGGGCGCACGGTCTGACCGTGCGCCGGCACAGCACAGCGGAATGGGTAGAGAACCGATGGCGAGCGACGAGAACTCGGGCAACCCCGACACTGGGGCCCCGACGACCAAGTTGCCCCGGCAATCGGCCGATGACTTCCAGCCCGACTTCGCCGCCGACGTCGAGCCGAAGACGGCGCGGGTGGGTTCCGTCCCGGAGCCGGAACCCCCTAATCGACCCAACGCCGACTTCGCCGGCGATCCGACCCGCGAGCCCATGGCCTTCGACGCCCCGCGCGAGCCTGCCATGGACGGCGCCGACAACGACGACGACGTCCACCTGATCCCGGGCGCCAGCATCGCCGGCGGCCGGTACCGCCTGCTGGTGTTCCACGGCGGGCCGCCGCATCTTCAGTTCTGGCAGGCGCTGGACACCGCACTGGACCGCCAGGTGGCGTTGACGTTCATCGATCCGGACGGCACACTGCCCGGCGACGAACTCGATGCCACTCTGAGCCGCACCCTGAAGCTGTCCGGGATCGACCTGCCCGGCCTGGCCCGTGTGCTGGACGTCGCCCGCAGTGGGTCGGGTGGGCTGGTGGTCTCGGAGTGGATCCGCGGCGGGTCGCTGCAGGAGGTGGCCGACACCGCCCCGTCGGCCATCGGCGGTGCACGGGCCATCCAGTCGCTGGCTGCGGCGGCGGAGGCCGCCCACCAGGCGGGGGTGGCACTGGCCATCGACCATCCCAGCCGCGTGCGGGTCAGCATCGAAGGCGATGTGGCGCTGGCATTCCCGGCCACCCTGCGGGATGCCAGCCCCGAGGCGGACATCCGGGGTATCGGAGCGGCGCTCTACGCGCTGCTGATCAACCGTTGGCCCCTGCCCGAGCGCGGCACCCCCAGCGGACTCAGCGCCGCGGACACCGACCCCGCAGGCAACGCGGTGGAACCGGCAACCGTGGACCGCGACATCCCCTTCCCCATCTCGGCGGCAGCGGTCCGCTCGGTGCAGCCCAATGGTGGGATTCGCAGCGCCGCAACACTGTTGAACCTTCTCCAGCAGGCCACCGCGGAGGCCGACCGGACAGATCTGCTGGATCCGGTACCCGCTGACCCGCGGCCGTCGGGTCGGGCCCGGGAAACCGAACCTGCGCCGAACAGCCGCAGGCGCCGCGGGGTGCTGATCGGTGTCGGTGCGGCGGCAGTGGTGATCGTGGTGGCGCTGGTGCTGCTGGCCACGGTGCTCAGCCGCATCTTCGGCGACGTCGGCGGCCCCAGCATCGGCGACCAGTTGGGGCTCAACCCGCCGTCGGAGGAGTCCTCGGGCACCTCGGCCGCCGCGGCTCCCGGCCAGACCGTCCAACCCGTGTCCGCCACCGTCTTCTCCCCGGCCGGCGGCGCCGACAACCCCGACCAGGCATCCGCGGCCATCGACGGCGACAGTGCCACCGGCTGGCCGACCGACACCTACTCCGACCCTGACCCCTTCCCCAGCTTCAAGAACGGCGTCGGGCTGATCCTCACGCTGCCCTCGCCCACCCGGGTGGCCACCGTGGAACTCGAGGTACCGAGCACCGGAACCCAGATCCAGATCCGTTCCGCGGCCACGGCCTCCCCGGCGACGCTGGAGGACACCACGGTGCTGACCCAGCCGCAGACCATGCAGACCGGCGAGAACACCATCGAGGTGAACGCCGAGGCACCCACCACGTATCTGGTGGTGTGGATCTCGAAGATGGGTACCACCGACGGTCAGAGCCGCACCGACCTGAACAACATCGTGGTCAGGGCCGCTTCCTGAGCTGTGCACAGGCCGGCGCCCCGGTGAAGTGTCCGGCGCCGGCCGGGGTCCTAGCGTCCCTGGCGTGCCCAGCTCCACCGCAGACCACGCCCGCGCCGACGCCGACCTGCTGGCCGCCCACGCCGCCGGCGACCCGGATGCCTTCGCCGTGCTGTTCCACCGCTACCACGCGCCGCTGACCCGCTTCGCCCGCAGGCACTGCCGCAGCCCCGAGGACGCCGCCGACGCCGTGCAGGAGGCCATGCTGGCGGTGCACCGCGGCGCCCCTGGCTTCCGCAGTCACGCCACCGTGAGCACCTGGTTGTTCCGGATCGTGTCGCACAAGTGCATCGACCTGCGCCGCCGCGACCTGCGCCGGCTGACCGTGGACCCCGCTGAGGTGCTGGTCATCGACCCCACCGAGGCCATCCCGACGGCTCACCTGGTGCATCTGGCCCTGGGCCTGGTGCCGGTGGATCAACGGGCCGCGGTGGTGCTGGTGGACATGCTGGGCTACCCGGTGGCCGATGCCGCCCGGCTGCTGGAGATTCCCACCAACACGGTCAAGAGCCGGTGCGCGCGGGGGCGCGCCAAGCTGTCGGCCCTGCTTCAGGCGGCCGGTGCGGGACACTGAGGGGGTGCAGTCGGAGCCACCCGCCCACGCCGTCCGTCCGCCGGGCACGCGCCTGCGGACCGCCGGCGTGCTGGCCGGCGTGTCGGCCATCGCCGTCGCGGTCGCGGTGGCGGTGCCCTCGCTGGGCGGTGATCCGGCACCGGCCGCCGGCACCGTGGTCACTGCGCGGTCACTGACGGTCACGGTGCCGCAGAACCGCGTGCCGCTGTCCGAGGACGAGCTGGCCGCGCTGCTGGGCACCCCGGCGGAGCTGGGCCCCCTGGGGGCGGCCCCACGGCTGTCATCGTGTCTGGACGGGTTGGGGTACGGCTCGGGCACCGCCGTTCTGGGTGCGCGCCCTGTCGAGATCAACGGCCGACCCGCGGTGGTCCTGCTGCTGCCGGGCGACGACGCCGCCGTGGCGGCCGCGCTGGCGGTGTCACCGCAGTGCAGCGCCGCGGATACCGGTCTGTTTGCTGAGACCTCGGTGCGCCGGGTACCCGCACCATGACCCGGACGTCGCGGCGCACCGGGGAACAGCCCCGCCTACCCTGTTGTTACAGAACCAGACGATTCGCCACCGATGCGCGCATCGTCGACATGTGTGAGAAAGGCCCGCATGACTGAGTCCCAGAAGGACGTCAAGTCCATCCACGACGTCATCATCATCGGTTCCGGCCCCGCCGGTTACACCGCGGCCGTTTACACCGCGAGGGCGAACCTGTCCCCTGTTGTGTTCGAGGGGACGTCGTTCGGCGGCGCGCTGATGACCACCACGGAAGTCGAGAACTTCCCCGGTTTCAAGAACGGCATCATGGGCCCCGAGCTCATGGACGAGATGCGGGAGCAGGCGCTGCGGTTCGGCGCCGACCTGCAGATGGAAGACATCGAGTCGGTGGATTTCACCGGCCCCGTCAAGGTCGTGACCACCGCCGGCGGTGAGGTGTACCGCGCCCGCGCGGTCATCCTGGCCATGGGCGCGGCAGCGCGCTACCTGGGTGTGCCCGGGGAGCAGGAGCTGCTGGGGCGCGGCGTCAGCGCGTGCGCCACCTGCGACGGATTCTTCTTCCGCGACCAGGACATCGCCGTCATCGGCGGCGGCGACTCGGCCATGGAGGAAGCCACCTTCCTGACCAAGTTCGCCCGCAGCGTGACGCTGGTACACCGCCGCGACGAGTTCCGTGCCTCCAGGATCATGCTGGAACGCGCCCAGGCCAACGACAAGATCCGCTTCCTGACCAACACGGCCGTGGTGGCCGTGGAGGGTGAGGGCACCGTCAGCGGCCTGCGGGTACGCGACACCGTGAGCGGGGAGGAGTCCACCCTGGCCGTGACCGGCGTCTTCGTCGCCATCGGCCACGATCCCCGCTCGGCGCTGGTCCGGGGCGTCGTCGACCTCGACCCCGAGGGCTACGTGCTGACAAAGGGCCGCACCACCGCCACCTCGGTGGAAGGGGTGTTCGCCGCCGGTGACCTGGTGGACCACACCTACCGGCAGGCCATCACCGCTGCCGGGATGGGCTGTTCGGCGGCCATCGACGCCGAACGCTGGCTCACCGACACCCCGGCCCCCAGCGAAGAATCCACCGACCTGATTGGAGCACCTCAATGAGCGACAACACCGTGACCGTGTCCGACGACTCGTTCGCCGACGACGTCCTGGCCAGCAGCACACCGGTACTGGTCGACTTCTGGGCGACGTGGTGCGGGCCGTGCAAGATGGTGGCCCCGGTGCTCGAGGAGATCGCCAGCGAGAAGGCCGGCAAGTTGACGGTGGCCAAGCTCGATGTGGATGCCAATCCGGAGACCGCCCGGGACTTCCAGGTGGTGTCCATTCCGACGATGATCCTGTTCCAGAACGGCGAGGCCGTGAAGCGGATCGTGGGCGCCAAGGGCAAGGCCGCGCTGCTGCGCGAACTCGGCGACGTCGTTTCCTGAATTCATTTTTGTCGGCAGCGCGCGTGCCCCGGCGGCACGCGCGCTCGCCTGGCGTTTTCCGGAAACGGGCGCCGGTCTGAGACAATACTGACTAGTCTTCCTGCCCTGGTTGGCTGCTTCTTCGGCCGCCTACCACCGTGACCGAAGGGCCCTACATGTCGAGTCCGCCCCGCGGAGAAGCCGGTGACGCCTTGCGTCTCGGCGATCGTGGTGTCGCGGTTGCCGAGATCAGGGGTGCACTTGGCGCACTGGGTCTGATCCAGAACCCCGACGACGATCTGACGACTGGCCGCCACGTCGCGGCCGACGTCTTCGACTCCGATCTCGACCATGCTGTGCGCGATTTCCAGCAGCGCCGCGGCCTCTTGGTGGATGGCATCGTCGGAGAGGCGACCTACCGCGCCCTGAAGGAAGCGTCCTACCGACTGGGTGCGCGCACACTGCATCACCAATTCGGAGCGCCGATGTACGGCGACGACGTCGCCACCCTGCAGGCCCGCCTGCAGGATCTCGGCTTCTACACCGGCATGGTGGACGGCCACTTCGGCCTGCAAACCCACACTGCGCTGAGTTCGTATCAGCGGGAGTACGGGTTGGCCTCTGACGGCATCTGCGGTCCGGAGACTCTGCGGTCGCTGTACTTCCTGGGCGCCCGGGTCACCGGTGGCTCGCCGCATGCCATCCACGAAGAGGAACAGGTGCGGCGTTCCGGGCCCAAGCTGTCCGGCAAGCGCATCATCATCGATCCGGGCCGCGGCGGTGCCGATCACGGTCTGATCACCCAGGGCCCCGATGGTCCGATCAGCGAAGCAGATATTTTGTGGGACTTGGCAAGTCGGCTCGAAGGCCGTATGACGGCCATCGGCATGGAGACGTTCCTGTCCCGGCCCGCCAACCACAGTCCCTCGGACGCCGAGCGCGCGGCGACCGCCAACGCGGTGGGCGCCGATCTGATGATCAGCCTGCGCTGCGACACCCAGGCCAGCCCCGCCGCCAACGGTGTGGCCACCTTCCACTTCGGCAACTCACACGGCTCGGTGTCCACCATCGGCCGCAATCTGGCCAGCTTCATCGAGCGTGAAGTGGTGGCGCGCACCGGTTTACGCGATTGCCGCACTCACGGTCGGACATGGGACCTGCTCCGATTGACGCGGATGCCCACGGTCCAGGTGGACATCGGCTACATCACCAATCCCCGCGACCGGGCGATGCTGGTGTCCGCACAGACCCGCGACGCCATCGCCGAAGGCATTCTCGCGGCCGTGAAGCGGCTGTATCTTTTGGGCAAAAACGACCGTCCCACAGGCACTTTCACGTTCGCCGAGCTCCTGGCCCACGAAGCGGCCATGGGTCAGGCGGCAGCTCGCGTCAGCGGTTCCTGACCATCCGCTGGCCCACCTGAGCAACCCGGCCTGCACCGGCACCGGCGCCCACGGGCACCTGCATCTGCGCGCTCTCCAGCAGTCGCTCCAGCGCCGCTTCCACCTCGGCCTTCCAGCCCAGCCCCTTGTCCAGCTCCAACCGCAGCCGGGGGAAGTAGCGGTGTGGAGACACCACAACGAATCCGACCTCCTGGAGGAAGTCGGCCTCGATCATGCACTGCTCCACCGCGCAGTCTCCCAACGCCTGCACCACCGGGTCCAGGGTCGGGTCGGCCATTGCGGGATCCAGTAGCTCGACGGTGTCGGGGGTACGGCCGAAGGCCTCGAGCGCGCGGACGCCACGGCGCACCATCTCGGTGACCACCTGCGCCACCAAGCTGTGCGCCAGGCCTTCGGCATCGGGACCGGGTTCGACTGCCATCGACGTCAGCAGTACCGCGTCGGCGCTCACCGGAGCGGTCGGAAAACGCTGAGCGCGTGGCACGGCGTAGGGCGGCGCGTAGAGGATGTAGCCCAGGCAGGGCAGCTCGGAGTCGTCTTCGTCACCGGTCCCCGCCGCGGTGGCCACCTGACCGCATGACCCCCACTCGAGCATGACCATCGACAGCCACGCTTCCTTCTCGAACTCCGGATCGGTCAGGTGATCCTCGCCGGCGGCCGTCTCCGGTTCCATCTCCCAGAACACACACCGGCGCGCGTGCTTGGGCAGCTGCTCGAACGCTTCGAGACGGAGCGGCGATATACGAGCAGACACTTAGCTTCCCGAGCCTTTCTGCGGTGCGAGCCCCTCCAGGATAGGAGAAAATCGCCGCACCCGGCCATGAGCCATCGCCATTGCGGGAACCCCGGCCCGTTGATCGCGAAACAGGTTGCGGTACAACTGATTTGCCCACTGCTCGGGAAATGTGGCGCTGCCGAAACCCGCTGGCGTCACAGTGACGTTTCTCCCCCGGGTCCCTGGTCACCGGAAAACAGCATCATCACGGCTTGGTTCGGTCCATCATGTCGACGATGCGCTGCAGATCATCAACCGACCCGAACTCCACGACGATCTTGCCCTTGCGCTTGCCCAGACTGACCGTCACCCGGGTATCGAACGCACCGGACAGCCGTTCGGCCACATCCTGCAGCCCGGGCATCTGGATCGGCTTGCGGCGCGGGGCCGACGGGGCCTTGCCGTCCCCGCGGTTGGCCAGCGTCACCGCCTCCTCGGTGGCGCGCACCGACAAACCCTCGGCCACGATGCGCGCGGCCAGTTCCTCCTGAGCCTCGGCGCCGGCCTCCAGCGCCAACAGCGCCCGGGCGTGCCCGGCCGAGAGCACCCCGGCGGCCACCCGGCGCTGCACCGCGATGGGCAACCGGAGCAGTCGGATCATATTGGTGATCAACGGGCGGGACCGACCGATACGCGACGCCAGTTCATCGTGGGTGACCCCGAACTCGTCGAGCAGCTGCTGGTACGCCGCAGCCTCTTCCAACGGGTTCAACTGGGCGCGGTGGATGTTCTCCAACAGCGCGTCGCGGAGCATGTCATTGTCGGTGGTCTCGCGCACGATCGACGGAATGGTCGCCAATCCCGCTTCCTGCGACGCGCGCCACCGCCGCTCCCCCATCACCAGCTGGTAGCGCGCCGGCGCTCCTGGGGCGGTGTTCGGCAACGCACGCACCACGATGGGCTGCATCAAACCGAACTCTTTGATGGAGTGCACCAGCTCGTTGAGCGCCTCTTCGTCGAACACCTGACGCGGCTGACGAGGGTTGGGCTCGATGGCTGCGGGATCGATCTCCCGGTACACCGCGCCGACTTCGCTCACCGCCGGCGGCGGACCGCCGATCAGGACGTCCGCCGCAGCGCTGCCCAATTTCGGACTCAGCGAACCAGTGTCACCGTCGGCCGGTCCGGTCGGGATCAGCGCACCGAGACCCCGTCCGAGGCCACCCTTGCGTCGCGATGCTTGCGTCATGCGTGTCCCTTCGGTGTGGCGGCACCGCGCTCGGCGAGTTCGCGGCTGGCGTCGAGATAGCTCATGGCACCCCGCGAACCGGGGTCGTAGTCAATGATGGTCATGCCGTAACCGGGCGCTTCGGACACCTTCACACTGCGCGGTATCACCGTCCGCAGCACCTTGTCACCGAAGAAGCGGCGCACCTCGTCGGCGACCTGGTCCGCGAGCTTCGTGCGCCCGTCGTACATCGTCAACAGCACTGTGGTGACATTCAAAGTGGGGTTCAGATGCGCCTTGACCATCTCGATGTTGTTCATCAGCTGGGACACACCCTCGAGTGCGTAGTACTCGCACTGGATGGGGATCAACACCTCCGGTGCCGCTACCAACGCGTTCAACGTGAGCAGTCCCAGCGACGGTGGGCAGTCGATGAACACGTAGTCGAAGTCGGAGTCGGCGAGCTCAGTCAACGCATTGCGCAGCCGGTTCTCCCGTGCCACCAGTGAGACCAGTTCGATCTCCGCACCGGCCAGGTCGATGGTCGCGGGCACACAGAACAGGCGCTGATTGTTCGGGCTCTGCTGGACCGCCTCATGCAAGGTGACCTCACCGATGAGCACCTCATAGGACGACGGCGTCCCCGACTGGCGACGCTCGATGCCCAAGGCGGTGCTGGCATTGCCCTGGGGATCGAGGTCGATCACCAGAACCTTCAGGCCCTGGACCGCCAGGGCCGCAGCCATGTTGACCGCCGTGGTCGTCTTACCCACGCCGCCCTTCTGGTTGGCGATGGTGAAGACCCGGCGATGCAGCGGGCGTGGTAAGAGATTGGCGGTGTGGAGTACGTGCATGGCACGCTCGGCGGCCGCACCGATCGGGGTGTCCGAGCCGCTCCCCCCGGTCCACGTTTCACGTGAAACAGTTTCACGTGAAACATCGGCCCCCCGCGGTGGCACGCTCATCGACCCCTCCTGCCCGACGGCTTGCGCTGCCGCTGTCTCGACTCCGCCGTGCGACGCGCCACTACGACGGTCGCCGGCGGCTCTAGATACTCCACGCCACATCTCATCACCTTCGGGTCTACAACACCTAACGATGCCATGGCGGCGCTGTGTTCGGCGATCTCGGACTCCGCCCGGTCACCCTTGAGCGCCAGCATCAGCCCATCCGCCTTCAGCAGCGGCGCGGTCCAGCGCGTCAGCTTGTCCAGCGCGGCGACCGCGCGAGAGGTGACGAAATCGAAGTCTGCGCCCTCGCGCGCGGCCGGCTCCTCCGCGCGATGCCGAGACACCCGCACTCCGTCCAGCGCAAGCTCATCGATCACGTACTCCAGAAACACGGTGCGGCGCAGCATCGGCTCGATCAGCGTGACGTCGAGGTCCGGCCTGGCGATCGCGAGCGGGATACCGGGCAGCCCCGCACCGCTTCCCACGTCCGCACCGCGTTGTCCCTCGGGGATCAGCTCGGCGATCGCGGCGCTGTTGAGAACATGGCGATCCCACAGTCGCTCGGTCTCGCGAGGTCCGATCAGACCCCGCTCCACTCCGTCCGTCGCAAGAATCTCGACATACCGCTGCGCCAACGCCAAACGGCCGCCGAACACGTCGGCGGCCGCTTCTGGGACACTCGCCGCGTGGTCGTGTTTCACGTGAAACATCCTCCCCGATCGACGAGAACTACATCAATGTAACTAGCTCAATCAACCAGGATCACGACACGGCGAGACGGCTCCACACCCTCACTCTCGCTGTGCACCCCCGCAACCGCGGCCACAGCGTCGTGCACGATCTTGCGCTCGAACGGCGTCATCGGAGCCAGCTGCTCGCGCTCCCCGCTCTCGAGCACTCGTCGGGCCACCTTGTCCCCGAGCGCCGCCAACTCATCACGGCGGCGACGACGCCAGCTGGCGATGTCCAGCATCAACCGGCTACGCTCCCCCGTCTTCTGGTGCACGGCCAGCCGGGTCAGCTCCTGGAGTGCATCGAGCACCTCGCCCTTACGACCGACCAACTTCACCAGGTCCTCACCGCCGTCGATGCTCACCACCGCGCGGGACCCTTCCACGTCGAGATCGATGTCACCGTCGAAGTCCAGGATGTCCAGGAGCTCTTCGAGGTAGTCACCGGCGATCTCGCCTTCGGCCACCAATCGGTCTTCCTGATCACCCGGCTTGCCCGTGGACTC from Mycolicibacterium tokaiense includes the following:
- a CDS encoding ParB/RepB/Spo0J family partition protein; this translates as MTQASRRKGGLGRGLGALIPTGPADGDTGSLSPKLGSAAADVLIGGPPPAVSEVGAVYREIDPAAIEPNPRQPRQVFDEEALNELVHSIKEFGLMQPIVVRALPNTAPGAPARYQLVMGERRWRASQEAGLATIPSIVRETTDNDMLRDALLENIHRAQLNPLEEAAAYQQLLDEFGVTHDELASRIGRSRPLITNMIRLLRLPIAVQRRVAAGVLSAGHARALLALEAGAEAQEELAARIVAEGLSVRATEEAVTLANRGDGKAPSAPRRKPIQMPGLQDVAERLSGAFDTRVTVSLGKRKGKIVVEFGSVDDLQRIVDMMDRTKP
- the sigM gene encoding RNA polymerase sigma factor SigM, with protein sequence MPSSTADHARADADLLAAHAAGDPDAFAVLFHRYHAPLTRFARRHCRSPEDAADAVQEAMLAVHRGAPGFRSHATVSTWLFRIVSHKCIDLRRRDLRRLTVDPAEVLVIDPTEAIPTAHLVHLALGLVPVDQRAAVVLVDMLGYPVADAARLLEIPTNTVKSRCARGRAKLSALLQAAGAGH
- a CDS encoding acetyltransferase → MSARISPLRLEAFEQLPKHARRCVFWEMEPETAAGEDHLTDPEFEKEAWLSMVMLEWGSCGQVATAAGTGDEDDSELPCLGYILYAPPYAVPRAQRFPTAPVSADAVLLTSMAVEPGPDAEGLAHSLVAQVVTEMVRRGVRALEAFGRTPDTVELLDPAMADPTLDPVVQALGDCAVEQCMIEADFLQEVGFVVVSPHRYFPRLRLELDKGLGWKAEVEAALERLLESAQMQVPVGAGAGAGRVAQVGQRMVRNR
- the murJ gene encoding murein biosynthesis integral membrane protein MurJ, with translation MSTTGRQPPQRIPARPEPPRRPPPPQPARPQPVYVKRTPATKAVRAELSDAAVVSRSWGMAFATLISRITGFIRIVLLAAILGAALSSTFTVANQLPNMIAALVLEATFTAIFVPVLTRAERDDPDGGAAFVRRLVTLATALLLATTVLSVLGAPLLVRLMLGDDPQVNEPLTTAFAYLLLPQVIFYGLASVFMAILNTRNVFGAPAWAPVVNNVVAIATLGVYLLVPGELSVDPVQMGNAKLLVLGIGTTLGVVAQTAILYAAIRRQRISLRPLWGIDERLKRFGAMASAMVLYVLISQVGLVIGNQIASTAAASGPAIYSYTWLVLQLPFGIIGVTVLTVVMPRLSRNAAANDTKAVLADLSLATRLTMITLIPIVAVMTVGGTAIGSALFAYGNFGQVDANYLGLAIAMSAFTLIPYALVLLQLRVFYAREQPWTPIAVIVLITVVKIAASLAAPHLTDDQELVAGYLGLANGLGFLAGAVLGHVLLRRTLVPRRQRLLELPVVRTILVTLTASLLAALVGVVADQLLGLESLTERAGPAGSLLRLFLLAVVMLGIVAVVLVWAKVPEAMAAMAVVLRRMRPGTDRLDPASTPAAVPYPEHRNLPGARSDRAPAQHSGMGREPMASDENSGNPDTGAPTTKLPRQSADDFQPDFAADVEPKTARVGSVPEPEPPNRPNADFAGDPTREPMAFDAPREPAMDGADNDDDVHLIPGASIAGGRYRLLVFHGGPPHLQFWQALDTALDRQVALTFIDPDGTLPGDELDATLSRTLKLSGIDLPGLARVLDVARSGSGGLVVSEWIRGGSLQEVADTAPSAIGGARAIQSLAAAAEAAHQAGVALAIDHPSRVRVSIEGDVALAFPATLRDASPEADIRGIGAALYALLINRWPLPERGTPSGLSAADTDPAGNAVEPATVDRDIPFPISAAAVRSVQPNGGIRSAATLLNLLQQATAEADRTDLLDPVPADPRPSGRARETEPAPNSRRRRGVLIGVGAAAVVIVVALVLLATVLSRIFGDVGGPSIGDQLGLNPPSEESSGTSAAAAPGQTVQPVSATVFSPAGGADNPDQASAAIDGDSATGWPTDTYSDPDPFPSFKNGVGLILTLPSPTRVATVELEVPSTGTQIQIRSAATASPATLEDTTVLTQPQTMQTGENTIEVNAEAPTTYLVVWISKMGTTDGQSRTDLNNIVVRAAS
- the trxA gene encoding thioredoxin — its product is MSDNTVTVSDDSFADDVLASSTPVLVDFWATWCGPCKMVAPVLEEIASEKAGKLTVAKLDVDANPETARDFQVVSIPTMILFQNGEAVKRIVGAKGKAALLRELGDVVS
- the rsmG gene encoding 16S rRNA (guanine(527)-N(7))-methyltransferase RsmG, with product MFHVKHDHAASVPEAAADVFGGRLALAQRYVEILATDGVERGLIGPRETERLWDRHVLNSAAIAELIPEGQRGADVGSGAGLPGIPLAIARPDLDVTLIEPMLRRTVFLEYVIDELALDGVRVSRHRAEEPAAREGADFDFVTSRAVAALDKLTRWTAPLLKADGLMLALKGDRAESEIAEHSAAMASLGVVDPKVMRCGVEYLEPPATVVVARRTAESRQRQRKPSGRRGR
- the trxB gene encoding thioredoxin-disulfide reductase, with product MTESQKDVKSIHDVIIIGSGPAGYTAAVYTARANLSPVVFEGTSFGGALMTTTEVENFPGFKNGIMGPELMDEMREQALRFGADLQMEDIESVDFTGPVKVVTTAGGEVYRARAVILAMGAAARYLGVPGEQELLGRGVSACATCDGFFFRDQDIAVIGGGDSAMEEATFLTKFARSVTLVHRRDEFRASRIMLERAQANDKIRFLTNTAVVAVEGEGTVSGLRVRDTVSGEESTLAVTGVFVAIGHDPRSALVRGVVDLDPEGYVLTKGRTTATSVEGVFAAGDLVDHTYRQAITAAGMGCSAAIDAERWLTDTPAPSEESTDLIGAPQ
- a CDS encoding N-acetylmuramoyl-L-alanine amidase yields the protein MSSPPRGEAGDALRLGDRGVAVAEIRGALGALGLIQNPDDDLTTGRHVAADVFDSDLDHAVRDFQQRRGLLVDGIVGEATYRALKEASYRLGARTLHHQFGAPMYGDDVATLQARLQDLGFYTGMVDGHFGLQTHTALSSYQREYGLASDGICGPETLRSLYFLGARVTGGSPHAIHEEEQVRRSGPKLSGKRIIIDPGRGGADHGLITQGPDGPISEADILWDLASRLEGRMTAIGMETFLSRPANHSPSDAERAATANAVGADLMISLRCDTQASPAANGVATFHFGNSHGSVSTIGRNLASFIEREVVARTGLRDCRTHGRTWDLLRLTRMPTVQVDIGYITNPRDRAMLVSAQTRDAIAEGILAAVKRLYLLGKNDRPTGTFTFAELLAHEAAMGQAAARVSGS
- a CDS encoding protein jag; this encodes MTEAETTEQPVEVDETAVVTEDQAESTGKPGDQEDRLVAEGEIAGDYLEELLDILDFDGDIDLDVEGSRAVVSIDGGEDLVKLVGRKGEVLDALQELTRLAVHQKTGERSRLMLDIASWRRRRRDELAALGDKVARRVLESGEREQLAPMTPFERKIVHDAVAAVAGVHSESEGVEPSRRVVILVD